The genomic region AAATGGCCAAGCTCTTTCCGGTGCTTAACAGGAGTGTTCAGGAGCTCTTTTGTCCAAAGCCTTACTAAAGGTCTCTTTTCTGCTTGACATTTCTTACCTTTCTTGTAGCATGCAGAGTCTGCAAATGGACTTGATGGACAGCCAGGGTGGGAAGCATGTTCTGAAGCCCAGCTATTGCTTAGGCAGCGTGAGCAAACTTCACTGCTTACACAGAATTGCAGTAACAACTTTGCAAACCTTCACTCTAACAGGACCAATACTCAGCTTGCCAGACCAGACAGCAGCCTGCGGCAAGCAATCAGCTCCCAGACGTCCGCAGCAACTCACCTTCCCCATGCCCTGGCTCTGTAGGCTTGGCCCAGCTCCTCACAGTGGGACATGGCCCCTTGGTTGTCACCCCTGTACTGTGGTGACATGCCCTTGCTCCCCTGTGCTTCTCATCTTGTGCTGCTTTTGTCATCCAGAAAACAACTTTGGAGATGTCGCTTTGGATTAGCAACTTCAGCCGTGCTTATGCCAATGCACAGAAGTGTCTTTGGACAGGCTGCGGAAAAGGGCGTTACCTCAGGCAACATGGAATGGGCGTCCTCCGAGGTGGACGTATGGATTTTATACAAGAAGAGTTTATAAACAATCCTTAAAACAAAGCTCAAAACCATTTCTGTCTCCCCTTTACTGTCCAGATCCTTCTCCAAACTGTTCAGCTTTCACAGCACACTGTGCAAGGAGTGGAGACAGCAAACAGGGATTTGAATTACAGCATGGCAGTCGGGAAGAGCGGGTGCTGCAGCGGCAAACATCCAGACTTTAAATCCTTCAAGCCCTCACCTGCCAGCGCTACAGTGAGGGATGTGAGATATATTTATGTAAATTGTAAGAAGTTTCTAATTTTCTTAATTCTACATAGAATTGCAAACATCCAACTGCTTATTCTTCTGCCAGCCCAGAATGTTTCACCATGCTATATTTATAGCATGGGGAAATCACGTCATTTGAAAATTTCCTATTTATTCTCTCCTTCCTTAGGCTAAAAATGtcagggtttggtttggtttggttggtttgtgtgtgtggttttttgttgttgttgttgttaaacttcagaggggaaaaagggtgGAAGTGGAGGAGTCCTTTGCtagcaggcggcggcggcggcggcgggacaggccgggccgggcgctgccccagctccagctccagccctcagCCGCCAGCGCCTCACGGGCCCTGCCCTCACGGCTGCCCAGTTCCAGGCCGCCCGGCCCGCAACTCTCCCCACGTACCTCCATTTAACCAAAGCACCGCGGCGCTGGGCCAGCAGCCCTCCTCTCCCGCCGGCCGCCCGGGGCGGGTGATAAGCAGGAGGCGGGCCCGGGGCCGTCCCGTCCCGTCGCCGGCGGCACGGCGCGGCatggcgggcggcgcggcggggctgctGCCGCTGGCCGCCCTGCTCGGCTTCCTGCCGGCCGCGGCCCAGCGGCAGCTGCGCTTCAGGCCGCCGGCCGAGGCCCCCGTCCGGCTCTTCACCGAGCCCGAGCTGGCCAGATACGACGGGCAGCAGGTAGGcacggggggcggggccgggcccggcagGGCCGAGGGCGgcagggccggcggggcggcACGGCGCACCACCAGTCCTGCCGCCTTCCCTGTGCTCGGTGCCCCGAAACCGCGTTAGAACGTGGCTCCCTCCCGCTCCGCCGCGGTGCGACCCCTTCCCTCCCGGTAACCACGGGCTAACTTGCTTTTGTGGCACTCGCGAGAGGTTTCGTTCGGGTGCTGCTAGCCCGCTCCTCATTTGTCCCGCTGGCAGCTGCTGATCTTGGTCCGCCGGAGTTGCGTACGGACAATTAGATAGCACGTTCCTATTTTGTTCTTTGCCTGCTTGACAAGGTATTCGTGCCAGTGAATTTCAGATTACCAAAAGTTGGagccaaagtaattttttctcaATAATTCATTAAACCATGCATTTAGACCTTTCCCCCCCCCGTACCAGATTACAGAAGTAACAAAGCAATTTCAGCTTCCAAGTTCTCAGCTTTCTGTGACACAGAGATCTCGGCAGAACTTCACATTCTAAATTACAAAGTCCTATACTGATACACATCTGTCTCCTCTTTTGAAAAACTTGATGGCTGACCTCCTCAGGGTCTTCCCTTGATACTTTCAAGAAACTAACCAGCCTCAGACTAAAAATACACCTTGCACATAAAAGACAACGCAGCAGCACTGGCTTTTAAGTAAAACATATGTCAGCAGATcagatttgtgtgtgtttatgtatttATCTGTTGTTCTCTTAATCGAATAAAGAATACTGCAGGCCATACAGCCTTTTAGCTTGGGCATTCTGCGTTAGGAACAGAAAGATGCAGTTGATCATCTTCGAGCAGAAGTGTGTGGACAAGAGGTGACTTGCAAGGCGAACATCTCTTCTATGATTATGACATTTAGATTAAAAAGATTCATTCCATATGCTTaaatcctcaaaaaaaaaaataatctcagggAGAGTTTAAAGCACAAGCCATTTCAAGAGCGGTAACGTATGTGCttgtatacacacacaaacaagagCAAACATACAACAGAGAATTTAATTCATTGTGTCCTGAGTGGACCGGTTTTCCTGTTCGGATTAGTTGCAGAAACATTTGGATTTCACAGCTAAAACTAGTTGCCTACACTTAAGTGTTGAGGACATATTGATGGCTTGCTTTCCAGGAAGGACAGCCTATTTACCTGGCGGTGAAGGGAGTAGTGTTTGATGTCACTTCTGGAAAAGGTGAGTTTGCTTCTCCTCTACTGTCTGCTTTATTTCCATGCTATTATTCACTcgtgtttttaaatatttccaaggTATTAGAAGCCTGCAGTTCACTTGCCACAAAAAgaatatacttttttcttttttaaaaacctcaatTCTCCTCCTCAGACACCTCTCCCACTGAGGTTTTGTCTAGAACTTACACTGGTTTGAGATTACAGTACATGTAGACAGACAAGTCGGTATAGTCCAGTTAGCTGAGGCGCTGATGACAGGAACGCTGATGACACCTGCCCAGACCCCTGAGTCCTCACCAGGTGTTCGGTCAGGCCACATGGAGGCTGGCGCTACAGCATTTTATTGCACTGGGTGCATGAAGTGGCCAGATCAAAGGTAACTGGGATGTACCCGTAGTGTACTACGCAGTATCAGCATTGCTGCAgcttcatcttttccttttgtgctgGTGTTTGCTCACCTGTGCTGTCCAGTGGCCTGGTCAAAACTCTTGGAAGAGTTGCTCTGATTTTGAAaggagggcagggggctgtCATGCACTGTTCCCGGATTGTTATCTGCAGCGAGACAGATTGTCTGTTAACATGCTCCATGACGAGATGCCAGGCCGTTAACGTATACCacaattttattgtatttttcacTGTCCTTAAGCAAGTCACTTTAACCTATATAGTAAGCCCAATACATAATAAGACAGAAATGGGTAGAGCAAGGTAAATGAAATTGGGGGAAGGGGAATATGACCTGTTTGGTGGTCCAGTAGTCTGCAGCAAGGTCAAAGGTGATGGGGTCTCAGGCCAGCTGAGAGGGAATTCCACCAAGTTACTCCCATGCCCTGATTTTATAGCTGCTGTGAAGCCCCTATTCCCCACATTGTACTCAGAGTCTTAAACACCGCAACACAGCCTGCTATGACTCTTGGAGCTGAACAGGGGCTGTTTGGGTAGATAAATGAGGggcaaggagggaggaaggcctCATGGTTCTGTGAAAATGTTCACTCTTCTATAATTTGAAGAAGCCACAGAACTGAACCCTCAACCATGAGTTGTACTTGTGATTAGTGTTTAGTTGCGAGTGGGTGACAGCTACTTGATTCGGTTTAAATACTTCCCAAGGGTGTTCTGTTAGAAACTGTCTAGGCTCTTGACATAAGTTAAGGCCTACttttctggcagctgataaGCAGTGTAGGGAGTGGCAGAGCCATATTATGGGAGTCGGCACAGTTGGGGGTGGGTGCTAAGCAAGGGGTGACCACCAAGTCTTCACCTAGTTCCGCCCCTCACCTCGGCCTCATCATGGCATTTCCCTCTTCAGCAGACCCCTGACATTAGTCTGGTCCCAGGGTTGGGACCCCACAGGGGctaagtaaatttttttctccttttaaatttttttatttcatgaggCTTCTTGTCTTATTGTTTACACCTAACCATTTATTGCCATATTTGCTGTTTGTGCCTTCCCTAAGACCTACAGATGTTTTAATTTGAACTCCTGCTACTTAATCCAGATTTCCTGTAAAACATTTGAAGGGACCATGGGGGTCCTGGACACTGGCCTTATAGTCATCATTAGCAAACTAACAGCTTGTTGCTTTGTTTGTACTAAACTTGTTAATGCTGCTTGTCTGGGCATGCACATTGGCTGATCTTCAAACCCTAAGTTAGACAAGGCTGGCCACTGCAAATTCTGGAGTCCACAAACTTCACACAAGAATGTAAAGCACAGCTCCCTAAATAATAGGTAAATTTTAAGACTGCAGTAGAGGAGTTCAACAGTTGTATCGTATAACCCTacctcctgttttgttttgttttgtttttaattattatcaAAAAGTAGGAAATCAAAAGTcagttttggaaagaagaatCTTAGACTTGTTACATTCAGTTCACTGATGAGTGTAACAGGCTGCTGAAAAGTACAGGCTGAACATACCCCGTACATTGTCAGATCAtcactggattatttttttttaatctgacagAGTTTTATGGAAAAGGAGCCCCATACAATGCTTTGGCTGGAAAAGACTCAACAAGAGGAGTTGCAAAGATGTCTCTGGATCCAGCAGATCTTACACATGACACAGTAAGAAAATGGACTATtagttttattccattttgtAAAGTGTTATTCTTTTGCAAAATGATGAATGATAATATTGATTTATCTGTATTAATTTGATTCACagctttaaaaccaaaatgcattaatattctttaaatacataaaatggcTATGTATTTACTGCTCATGAAAGGTGCAGTGCTAACAGCCTTGAAGAGGaaagattttaattaatatgTAAGCACATAAAGGGGAAATTACCTGATGTTTAAAAAGATGCTTCCAAAGACAGTAAATTGCTTTCTTTGTCAATTGATTTAGTGTATCCTGTGTCACTCGCATGGCAGTGGATGCTAACCCTGGCTTGTCTGAGGTGTGATTTACTTCTGCAGGGAAAATGGAGATTAATTGTTTGTTTGACCTGAATATATTGAAGTTTTGTCGAGGCTGAATTTGaatagaaagaataaaatgacaGGTTATACCATCAATTTTGTTAATCATGCTCTGCAAAGTAAATGCAAAAGCTGACCCTAAGGTTTATGGTAatcaatataaaaaagaaaaatgcatgtaaatatctgtattttaatttctttgaggCAGGACTTTCATTTCTATATTTCATTTAGGAAGGACTCACAGAAGAAGAACTCAAGTCCCTGGATGATATCTTCAATAACGTTTATAAGGCCAAATATCCAATTGTTGGCTATACTTCTCGACGAATTCTGAATGAGGATGGCAGCCCCAATCTAGACTTTAAACCTGAAGATCAGCCACATTTCAACATTAAAGATGAGTTTTGAGGAACGTTTTTGTACTTAAAGAATGCCTGGGGAGAGGCACAACAGAATATTAGGTTGCTTCCCTATTTTCTGGAGTTTATTACAACAATTGGCTATCATGAGTCAGttttctgtttagaaaatacatgtgtgtgtacacatagTTTACACAGCATTTTTCGTTCCAGGAAACACACAGATCTGTATTACTGTCATACACTTGGGCTCTTTGCTCTGAATTATGGGAATTATTTCATATGAAAGTTCTTTCTGCCTGGGTTTCTCTATTTACAAGcacaaaatgtaaaattacaGTCCTCAGAAGAGACAAGGAAGTTTTTAATAGTTGAAACATGACTCGTCTTTTTGTAAATCCCAAGTTGTTTCCCACTCCTTGGAAAAGTGGGAATGCATTATCTCGACGAGCTAACATCAATTCTCCATGCTTCAGGTGAGTGTAGGTATCACATGTAAAAACAGGTGTACTAGAggcataaattttaaaaagcattgtaGGATTTATATTTGACAGGTTTGGGAATACCGGATATAAAACCACTCAATCTCCTAAAATGCAGTTACTGTGGAATATTTATGCAAAGCCTACAGCTgtaaaccaagaaaaataaatcttttttttttcccccataagAACTACT from Phalacrocorax carbo chromosome 3, bPhaCar2.1, whole genome shotgun sequence harbors:
- the NENF gene encoding neudesin; translated protein: MSGFGLVWLVCVCGFLLLLLLNFRGEKGWKWRSPLLAGGGGGGGTGRAGRCPSSSSSPQPPAPHGPCPHGCPVPGRPARNSPHVPPFNQSTAALGQQPSSPAGRPGRVISRRRARGRPVPSPAARRGMAGGAAGLLPLAALLGFLPAAAQRQLRFRPPAEAPVRLFTEPELARYDGQQEGQPIYLAVKGVVFDVTSGKEFYGKGAPYNALAGKDSTRGVAKMSLDPADLTHDTEGLTEEELKSLDDIFNNVYKAKYPIVGYTSRRILNEDGSPNLDFKPEDQPHFNIKDEF